One region of Planifilum fulgidum genomic DNA includes:
- a CDS encoding alpha/beta fold hydrolase produces the protein MENIVQEIRHALKEADIQGPYILMPHSISGVYSMYYANTYPDEVKAVMGIDPILPQALKYFGEEAPAMPAYFRYLAPTGILCRLPRMAATLKRIWK, from the coding sequence GTGGAAAACATCGTGCAAGAAATCAGGCACGCTCTAAAAGAAGCGGATATACAAGGCCCATACATCTTGATGCCTCATTCCATTTCCGGCGTCTACAGCATGTATTATGCCAATACATACCCGGATGAAGTGAAAGCCGTCATGGGTATCGATCCGATATTGCCACAAGCGCTTAAATATTTTGGTGAAGAGGCCCCTGCAATGCCTGCGTATTTTCGATATCTGGCGCCGACGGGAATTCTTTGCCGATTGCCGAGGATGGCAGCTACTCTGAAGAGAATTTGGAAATGA